In the Paenibacillus pabuli genome, one interval contains:
- a CDS encoding nucleotidyltransferase domain-containing protein: MILEKVINKIEIQSEYKDLVDKYIDQILTEFKGKIHSIYMCGSIPKGTAKPFKSDADFTIVCENPEDIDYERLSNIKDRLLKEYPIVTKIDTIICSIDDVLSKPHEWGFWVKIICVCLYGDDIGEKVPPIIISPAFILDLNTETKEEVDRVRRSLSTASDHTLKTRYIKGYSKRLIRALYSLVIVDTGVWQDDIIEMKNAIINYCEIGSALVEYLYVCYLDSDVLVEEFLGIADEVYSYFENALNTMDASRTSLD, from the coding sequence ATGATACTAGAAAAAGTTATAAATAAAATTGAAATACAAAGTGAATATAAGGATTTGGTTGATAAGTATATAGATCAGATCCTTACCGAATTTAAAGGTAAGATTCATAGCATTTATATGTGTGGCTCGATTCCCAAAGGAACCGCTAAACCTTTTAAGTCAGATGCGGACTTTACTATTGTCTGTGAAAATCCCGAAGATATTGATTACGAAAGATTGTCAAATATTAAAGACAGGCTTTTGAAAGAATATCCAATAGTCACTAAGATTGATACGATCATTTGCTCGATTGACGATGTATTAAGTAAACCACATGAGTGGGGTTTTTGGGTTAAGATCATTTGTGTTTGCCTATATGGTGATGACATTGGTGAAAAAGTACCACCGATCATTATTTCTCCAGCGTTCATTTTAGACTTAAATACAGAGACCAAGGAAGAAGTAGATCGTGTACGTCGTTCACTTTCTACTGCTAGTGATCACACGCTGAAAACTAGATATATTAAAGGGTATTCGAAGAGATTAATTCGTGCATTATACTCTTTGGTTATAGTAGATACAGGTGTATGGCAAGATGACATTATTGAGATGAAGAATGCCATAATAAACTATTGTGAGATTGGCTCCGCTTTAGTTGAGTATCTGTATGTTTGTTACTTGGATAGTGATGTACTTGTTGAAGAGTTTCTGGGAATTGCAGATGAAGTATATAGCTATTTTGAGAATGCTTTAAATACAATGGATGCTTCCAGAACTTCCCTCGACTAA
- a CDS encoding GrpB family protein, which yields MKIQKPVIIEGYNSEWPRAFNIIESIISNKLNGLVLRIEHVGSTAIPSLSAKPIIDIDVVIESMACLPQVIKKLEELGYIHEGDLGIKNREAFARRDVYVPYTSEGQ from the coding sequence ATGAAGATTCAAAAACCAGTAATTATTGAAGGATACAATAGTGAATGGCCAAGAGCATTCAATATAATAGAATCGATTATATCCAACAAATTAAATGGTCTGGTATTACGAATTGAACACGTTGGAAGTACAGCAATCCCGAGTCTTTCAGCCAAACCAATTATTGATATAGATGTAGTAATTGAATCTATGGCCTGCCTACCACAGGTAATCAAAAAGTTAGAAGAGTTGGGATATATTCATGAAGGTGATTTGGGGATTAAAAACAGAGAAGCATTTGCAAGAAGGGACGTTTATGTACCCTACACTAGTGAAGGGCAATGA
- a CDS encoding carbohydrate ABC transporter permease yields MAKLADPVQVKAIPSARKRALHRTNVIGWLFASPWAIGLLCFYAIPMLMSIYFSFTTYSILQPGEFVGINNYRDLFHDPLFWKSIYNTIYFTVFFVPLSIFFGVALAMMLNMKVKGMAVFRTIFFLPTLVPQVALAVLWMWLLHPNFGLVNGMLANIGIDGPAWLGGESWSKPSLILMSLWGIGQAVVIYLAGLGDIPEEYYEAAQIDGANWFQKTRKVTLPLLTPVIFYNLVMGMIGAFQQFTLPYTLTKGQGTPANSMTFYVMYLYENGFRYFKMGYASAMAWILFIIVMALTGIIFITSKRWVHYQGK; encoded by the coding sequence ATGGCGAAACTGGCCGATCCAGTTCAAGTAAAAGCAATTCCATCGGCAAGGAAACGAGCACTCCACAGAACTAACGTGATTGGGTGGCTGTTTGCTTCACCTTGGGCTATAGGGCTGCTATGCTTTTATGCAATTCCCATGCTAATGTCCATCTACTTCAGCTTCACTACTTACAGCATTCTGCAACCTGGTGAATTTGTCGGAATCAATAATTATAGAGATCTTTTCCATGATCCTCTGTTTTGGAAATCCATATACAACACGATTTATTTTACGGTATTTTTTGTTCCATTAAGTATATTTTTCGGTGTGGCACTCGCTATGATGTTGAATATGAAGGTCAAGGGTATGGCTGTATTCAGAACGATCTTTTTCTTACCTACTCTCGTGCCACAAGTAGCTCTGGCTGTTCTCTGGATGTGGCTGTTACATCCAAACTTCGGATTGGTGAACGGGATGTTAGCGAATATCGGTATCGATGGGCCCGCTTGGCTTGGTGGTGAGTCGTGGTCCAAGCCCTCTCTCATTCTGATGTCGCTTTGGGGTATTGGGCAAGCTGTCGTTATCTACCTTGCTGGATTAGGAGACATCCCTGAGGAGTACTATGAAGCGGCGCAAATCGATGGAGCTAACTGGTTTCAGAAAACGAGAAAGGTAACCCTGCCTTTGCTCACTCCCGTTATTTTCTACAACCTTGTGATGGGAATGATTGGTGCATTCCAACAGTTTACTCTTCCCTATACGTTGACCAAAGGGCAAGGAACTCCTGCAAATTCCATGACTTTCTACGTCATGTATTTATATGAGAACGGATTTAGGTATTTCAAAATGGGTTATGCCTCCGCAATGGCCTGGATTTTATTTATTATCGTTATGGCATTAACCGGAATTATTTTTATTACGTCTAAACGCTGGGTTCATTATCAGGGGAAATAA
- a CDS encoding ABC transporter substrate-binding protein — MRRSKKFAFPILVCFLVMLLLVTACSTKGGSSDQAGEGITTVTMWHGLTSIDLDNMNKVVKAFEEKNPTIKMNLVYTESNEGSDQKLLTAVAGGNPPDVALFDRFKVGTWAAQGSLTDLSSMAAESGIRKEMYYPFAWEESSYQGKLYAMPMDTDSRLLFYNKDHFKEVGLDPNKPPQTIAELEAAAEKLTIKEGKRFKRIGFIPWYSQGWLYTWGWSFGGEFQDAATGKITANDPKVVEALQWMTDFGKKYNVEDIAGFTSAAGTEEMDPFISGQVSMKISGNFTVKGIEKFKPDLNYGVAPIPTPTGTNFTTWSGGGSAIIPKGAKNIAAAWKFLEFLGKEEGQTLLNADSQISVIDSVNDKYGYKDDPIMKEFINILPNSHNRPVIPEGQLLWNELASATEKATRGNGTPKENLDRVTETVNKALEKYDK, encoded by the coding sequence ATGAGGAGATCCAAAAAATTCGCATTTCCAATTCTTGTTTGCTTTCTGGTTATGTTACTACTTGTAACGGCTTGTTCAACGAAGGGAGGCTCTAGCGATCAGGCCGGAGAGGGGATTACAACGGTTACGATGTGGCATGGTCTTACCTCCATTGATTTAGATAATATGAATAAAGTCGTGAAGGCATTTGAAGAGAAAAACCCTACGATCAAAATGAATTTGGTTTATACAGAATCCAACGAGGGATCCGATCAGAAGCTGCTGACTGCAGTCGCAGGCGGCAATCCTCCTGACGTTGCACTTTTCGATCGGTTTAAGGTCGGTACTTGGGCTGCGCAAGGTTCTCTGACTGACTTATCCTCGATGGCAGCAGAATCCGGAATACGTAAGGAAATGTATTATCCATTTGCATGGGAGGAGTCCAGTTATCAAGGAAAGCTTTATGCAATGCCGATGGATACGGACTCTCGCCTGCTATTTTACAATAAGGATCATTTCAAAGAAGTGGGGTTGGATCCCAACAAACCACCACAAACGATCGCCGAGCTTGAAGCGGCCGCCGAAAAGTTAACCATCAAGGAAGGTAAACGTTTCAAACGGATCGGGTTCATCCCATGGTATTCGCAAGGCTGGCTGTATACTTGGGGATGGTCATTTGGAGGAGAATTCCAGGATGCTGCCACCGGCAAAATTACGGCAAATGATCCTAAAGTCGTGGAAGCGCTACAATGGATGACCGACTTCGGCAAAAAATACAATGTCGAGGATATTGCCGGATTCACAAGTGCAGCGGGTACGGAGGAAATGGATCCGTTCATTTCCGGTCAAGTCAGCATGAAGATAAGTGGGAACTTTACGGTGAAGGGTATCGAAAAATTTAAGCCGGATTTAAACTACGGTGTTGCACCAATACCGACCCCAACAGGTACTAATTTTACGACATGGTCGGGAGGCGGGTCCGCTATTATCCCTAAAGGCGCCAAGAACATCGCAGCTGCTTGGAAATTCCTCGAATTCTTAGGGAAAGAAGAGGGGCAAACGTTATTAAACGCTGACTCTCAAATTTCCGTTATCGATTCGGTTAACGACAAATACGGTTACAAGGACGATCCGATTATGAAGGAATTTATCAATATTTTGCCCAATTCACATAACCGCCCGGTTATTCCTGAAGGACAACTGCTGTGGAATGAGTTAGCTTCCGCAACGGAAAAGGCTACCCGCGGTAACGGTACTCCGAAAGAGAACCTGGATAGAGTAACAGAGACTGTTAATAAGGCTCTAGAAAAATACGACAAATAG
- a CDS encoding lysozyme inhibitor LprI family protein, protein MKGKILLLFFITILCSSCQDSSLPTTLNSETNSIMNSELPPDVVSTGDGTESKEITEGRSDTANNKILPISIGKLDLKGEFYDEMLRNPIDHDYEVEFNEFLNSNEIITTLEWGTLEGKYTEIWDKELNQIYKTLLSKLDREPREALIESQKEWLQYHLRESKFVEKTFIDNGYLGSRGSVSLTTAIRERIRERTMQLFEYRYLLDGEVEFVYQNKK, encoded by the coding sequence ATGAAAGGTAAGATACTCTTATTATTTTTTATTACGATATTGTGTTCATCTTGTCAAGATAGTAGTCTACCGACTACTTTAAACAGCGAAACTAATTCAATAATGAATTCTGAACTGCCTCCTGATGTAGTGAGTACAGGTGATGGAACAGAATCAAAAGAAATAACGGAAGGTCGATCAGATACTGCTAATAATAAAATATTACCCATTAGCATTGGAAAGCTTGATTTGAAAGGAGAATTTTATGATGAAATGCTTCGAAATCCTATAGATCATGATTATGAAGTGGAATTTAATGAATTTCTAAATTCCAATGAGATTATTACAACATTGGAATGGGGTACATTGGAAGGCAAATATACAGAGATTTGGGATAAAGAGTTGAATCAAATATATAAAACGCTTCTTTCTAAGTTGGATAGAGAACCAAGAGAAGCACTAATTGAATCGCAGAAAGAATGGTTACAGTATCACTTAAGGGAATCAAAATTTGTAGAGAAGACATTTATTGATAATGGTTATCTTGGATCAAGAGGATCAGTAAGCCTAACAACGGCTATAAGGGAGAGAATTAGGGAAAGAACAATGCAATTATTTGAATATCGATACCTGTTAGATGGTGAAGTTGAGTTTGTTTACCAAAATAAAAAATAG
- a CDS encoding GrpB family protein encodes MKVIWGLKTEKHLQEGTFMYPTLVKGNEKHEHHLYVCNRESQELKRHIMFRDILKKHPLLVSEYGKLKFQLANKYRNNRQAYTAGKTKFITRIMNEYQDI; translated from the coding sequence ATGAAGGTGATTTGGGGATTAAAAACAGAGAAGCATTTGCAAGAAGGGACGTTTATGTACCCTACACTAGTGAAGGGCAATGAGAAGCACGAACATCATCTATACGTATGCAATAGGGAAAGTCAAGAATTGAAAAGACATATAATGTTCAGAGATATACTAAAAAAGCATCCCTTATTAGTATCTGAGTATGGGAAGTTAAAGTTCCAACTAGCTAATAAATACAGGAACAATCGCCAAGCCTATACTGCTGGAAAGACAAAATTTATTACGAGAATAATGAATGAATACCAAGATATTTAA
- a CDS encoding GntR family transcriptional regulator → MELHLYEQIYIYIVQEIKEGRLKEGDRVSSEKELAEQFGVSRITSKKALEKLADSGVIKRIQGKGSFVADGIIGGQEPKHYSEVRTTLVPEDDKQLIGFIIPNFSDEFGLQLLRSMEKRSAEHNYQLIIKRTWGDRDEEKRAIDLFIGLGIKGLIVTPIHGQHYNSELLRLVLDRFPIVLADRYLKGIPVCSVYTDNKKAAMDLTRHLISKGHKKIAFLSPPEENTSTLEERLLGYTFAFTQEGMNLNKDYVLTNLKGTLPKNINGTAIESDKETVEHFLKQHPDVKAFVASEFLIATMLAQVIHSMGKSLEEFEIVCFDSLNDHLGQPIFTHIKQDEKQMGELAVDMLISQLHGTAVPELNIIKHRMVVKNNR, encoded by the coding sequence GTGGAATTGCATTTATACGAGCAGATATATATCTATATTGTACAAGAGATTAAAGAAGGTCGATTAAAAGAAGGAGACCGAGTCTCTTCTGAAAAAGAGTTGGCTGAACAATTTGGCGTCAGTCGTATTACATCTAAAAAGGCTCTGGAGAAATTGGCAGATTCTGGGGTTATTAAACGGATACAAGGGAAGGGTTCATTTGTGGCCGATGGTATAATTGGAGGACAAGAACCGAAGCACTATTCAGAGGTAAGAACGACCTTGGTTCCTGAGGATGATAAGCAGTTGATCGGGTTTATTATACCGAATTTTTCTGACGAGTTTGGTTTACAACTTCTTAGATCGATGGAAAAGCGGAGTGCTGAGCATAATTATCAACTCATTATCAAGCGAACCTGGGGGGATCGGGATGAGGAAAAACGTGCGATTGACTTATTTATTGGTTTAGGCATCAAAGGATTAATCGTGACCCCCATTCATGGTCAACACTATAATTCTGAACTGCTTCGACTTGTATTAGATCGGTTTCCCATTGTTTTGGCCGATAGATATCTAAAAGGAATTCCGGTTTGTTCGGTATATACAGACAATAAGAAAGCAGCCATGGATCTTACGCGTCATCTGATTAGCAAAGGTCATAAAAAAATTGCCTTTTTATCTCCGCCGGAAGAGAACACTTCAACATTGGAGGAAAGGCTGCTCGGATATACGTTTGCCTTCACCCAGGAAGGAATGAATTTGAACAAAGATTATGTATTAACAAACTTGAAGGGCACCCTTCCCAAGAACATAAACGGAACAGCGATTGAAAGTGATAAAGAAACAGTAGAGCATTTTTTGAAACAACACCCTGATGTAAAGGCGTTTGTCGCATCGGAATTTCTAATAGCTACCATGCTGGCTCAAGTCATCCACTCGATGGGGAAATCTCTGGAGGAATTCGAGATCGTTTGTTTCGACTCCCTGAATGATCACCTGGGTCAACCCATCTTCACTCATATTAAGCAGGATGAGAAGCAGATGGGTGAATTGGCAGTGGATATGTTAATCTCTCAATTGCATGGAACAGCAGTTCCCGAGCTGAACATTATTAAACATCGTATGGTCGTGAAAAATAACAGGTAG
- a CDS encoding transposase, with protein MWHGVFQVYGVRPLLTVKPHGRAWNNRPLVESRFPFILVDAMVVKVRCTGINTEGYRGILGLMLGDTESEAS; from the coding sequence CTGTGGCATGGCGTCTTCCAAGTCTACGGTGTCAGACCTCTGCTTACAGTTAAACCCCATGGTAGGGCATGGAATAACCGACCCTTAGTCGAAAGCCGATTCCCGTTTATCTTAGTGGATGCGATGGTGGTGAAGGTCCGTTGTACAGGCATCAATACCGAAGGTTATCGGGGGATTCTAGGTTTAATGCTCGGTGATACAGAATCTGAAGCGAGCTGA